In Aeromicrobium wangtongii, the DNA window GCCCGGCGATGTCCGGAGCCGCACCGCCGGCCGGGACGAACGCCCACCGGCGAGCCTCGGGCCAGAGCACCTCGACATCGGTGTCGAAGACGGCGCCCGCGGCGTCCTCACGCGCGGTCAGGGTGCCGACCAGGCCGTCACGCGCACCGCGCGTCAGGGTCCGGTCGGCGGTGAGCAGCTCGGCGGAACCCGCATCGGCCGCCTCGCCGTCCGCCCAGCCGCCACCCGCGCCGGAGAACCACACGACGGCACGCGTCCCGTCGGCGGTGGAGGTGGCCGCACGCGTCGCCTTCGGCTCGACCACGAGCACCTGGCCGGGAGCGCAGGTCAGCCCGCTGATCGACAGCGCGCCGCCCAGGACGACCATCTCCTCGGCTGCGGGCTGATGACCCACGGCATCGCGCGTCCAGCCGTCCGGGAAGCGCACCATCACGGTGCGGGTGCCCCGCTCGCTGTCGGCGCGCAGCATCACGATGCGAGCCGGGCGTTCGGCGCCGGCGATCTGGTGCTCGCCCCACGCGAGGTTGTCGGCGTCGAGGTCCACGATGGTGAGCTGGTCGGTCATGGTGCTCCTGGAGCGGTGAGGTGTTCGATGATCTGTGCTTCGGACAGGACGTCGGCGTACTTGGCGTCGAGGTCGAACAAGTTGGCGTCGTTGACGCCCGCGTCCCGGTCACCGCAGGCCTCGCGGGCCACGAGCGAGCGGAATCCGTGCTGGGTGGCATCCAGGGCCGTGGCCCGGACGCATCCACTGGTGGAGAAACCGAGCACGATCGTGGTGTCCACGCCCAGGGCGCGCAAGGTGGAGGCCAGGGTCGTGCCGAAGAACGCCGAGGCGTACTGCTTGGTCACGACGACCTCCCCCGGAAGGGGGGCCGGGGACTTCGGGAA includes these proteins:
- a CDS encoding isochorismatase family protein, coding for MTTQTSDRASDYASVGFAGTIGCGASPAVVVVDVCLAYLDDGPFSDAHGRFEEARSSADRIVDAARAAGRPVVFTRIELAPGGVDAGWFAVKVPGLVAFEQGSPYADFPKSPAPLPGEVVVTKQYASAFFGTTLASTLRALGVDTTIVLGFSTSGCVRATALDATQHGFRSLVAREACGDRDAGVNDANLFDLDAKYADVLSEAQIIEHLTAPGAP